Within Burkholderia cepacia GG4, the genomic segment TCACGAAGGCCACGGAAGGTGCCAGCCGATCGTCGACGAGCGGGCCAGCCCGGCGCAGTGCGAGGCCGTGCTGAAGATCATGACTGGTCAGGATACCGATCCATTCGCGACGATGTTCTCCGTATTCGCGTCGACGCTCGAGCAGGCCTACGATCCGATCTTCACGAATATCGAGTTCGACGTCGATGTCGATGCGCGGCGCGGCCGGATCAGCGTCGAAGGCGTGTTCGACGTCGTCGGCGAACCGATCCGCAATCCGGTGACGGGCGCCGACCATCGCGTGCGGATCGACCTGCCGCACGGCTTCGAGTACGAGCTTGCCGAGATCGGGTCGGGCACCGGCCGCTCGCATGGCCACATCGAGCTGGATCTCGAGCGGAGCTACGCGCAGTTCGCGCGGCTGCACCTGAACAACCACGGAGTGGTCCGGCATCGCGTCGCGGCATGATTCCGGTCGACGAATTCCTCGGACGGGAGCGCGTCGTCACGCTGCTCGGCATGACCGTGCTCGTCGGCGCGTGCTGGGTCTACCTGTGGACTGGGGCGGGCACCGGCATGTCGGCGCTGCAGATGACGGCGGTCGCGCTGTTCCCGCACCGGCTGGCCGACGACCTCGGCGCCATGGATCCGTCGCTCGCTACCGTGATCCTGATGTGGTGGGTGATGATGATCGCGATGATGACGCCCGGCGCGGCGCCGCTCGTGCTGCTGTACCGGCGCGTGCTGCGGCATCACGATGCGGACGGTTCCGGCTCGGCGTTGATGTCGACGTTCCTGCTGGCCGGCTACCTGAGCGCGTGGCTCGCGTTCTCGGTCGGCGCGGCCGTGCTCCAGCGGCTGCTGCAGCCCGCCGGCCTGATCTCCGGGATGATGCTGTGGTCGAAGAGCGCCGCGCTTTCCGCGACCGTCCTCGCGCTGGCGGGCGTCTATCAGTTCTCGCCGCTGAAGCACGCTTGCCTGCGGCAATGCCGGTCGCCGGTTCGTTTTCTCGCCACGTACTGGCGACCGGGCGTCGCGGGCAGCTTCCTGCTCGGGGTGCGGCACGGTGCGTATTGCGTGGGCTGTTGCTGGCTGCTGATGGCGCTGCTGTTCGTCGGCGGCGTGATGAATGTCGTGTGGATCGTCGCGTTGTCGCTGTTCGTGCTCGTCGAGAAAGTGCTGCCCGGCGGCGAGCGCGTCGGCCGCGCGCTGGGCGTCGTGCTGATCGCGTGGGCCGTTGCGACGTTGCTGGTTTAGCGGGCGCATTCGTTACCGGCCGTACCGGGGAGTCTATCGATGAAGATCCGATCCATCGCCGTCACCGTTGCAGCCTTCGGCGCGATGACCGTCGTCGCGAGGCCGGCATGCGCGGGCGGCAGCATGTCCGACATGAAC encodes:
- a CDS encoding DUF1326 domain-containing protein, producing the protein MTPWEIQGTELLNCNCSYGCPCQFNSLPTHGNCEAMGAISIDSGHYGDVVLDGVRIAVVFQWPGPIHEGHGRCQPIVDERASPAQCEAVLKIMTGQDTDPFATMFSVFASTLEQAYDPIFTNIEFDVDVDARRGRISVEGVFDVVGEPIRNPVTGADHRVRIDLPHGFEYELAEIGSGTGRSHGHIELDLERSYAQFARLHLNNHGVVRHRVAA
- a CDS encoding DUF2182 domain-containing protein, producing the protein MIPVDEFLGRERVVTLLGMTVLVGACWVYLWTGAGTGMSALQMTAVALFPHRLADDLGAMDPSLATVILMWWVMMIAMMTPGAAPLVLLYRRVLRHHDADGSGSALMSTFLLAGYLSAWLAFSVGAAVLQRLLQPAGLISGMMLWSKSAALSATVLALAGVYQFSPLKHACLRQCRSPVRFLATYWRPGVAGSFLLGVRHGAYCVGCCWLLMALLFVGGVMNVVWIVALSLFVLVEKVLPGGERVGRALGVVLIAWAVATLLV